One window of Acanthochromis polyacanthus isolate Apoly-LR-REF ecotype Palm Island chromosome 19, KAUST_Apoly_ChrSc, whole genome shotgun sequence genomic DNA carries:
- the LOC110948382 gene encoding E3 ubiquitin-protein ligase TRIM21-like isoform X2 has translation MASSSSLLSEEQFLCPICLDVFTRPVSTPCGHNFCMSCITSYWDNASFSQCPVCKEQFQRRPDLKVNTFISELASQLVSLQVTDARVWSTDPQKVSSGGVVLCDICTDAQKEAVKSCLECQTSYCDVHLEPHHRAAGLKRHTLLEPLPSLDDRLCNEHSRVLVLFCRDDNTLLCDVCSSSCHARHNVVPVQRAYERMKDELENTEAKVQQMIQERFHKVQSMTESVKQSKTESEKVITNGVQDFTVLVSEIQKSQAELIRVVEEKQKAAERQADGFVSDMQREIKELQRTAVKLRELKQTTDQLRFLQSYSSTSLLPHTMDLSTVSANKHLEMQHFGKSLRKSASQLRVSLDEMNTEISRFSGGTAESDAATLRYMQQYEVNIVLDPDSAHPMLCLSNDGKQVRYNMGAGMWAGQFLNPNMFTSHLAVLGRRGFSSGRFYFEVCTGQKTEWCVGVATASIQRRGPLVRSSCCGLWAIWFLIDKFETFICPGVPVHMGKVGRVGVFVDYDKGEISFYDVENATPIYSFTECSFTEELFPYFNPCDNEFGSNLEPLTIVPVCHVE, from the coding sequence aTGGCGTCCAGCAGCAGTCTGTTATCTGAGGAGCAGTTTCTTTGTCCCATCTGTCTGGACGTGTTCACTCGGCCGGTTTCCACCCCGTGTGGACACAACTTCTGCATGTCCTGCATCACAAGCTACTGGGACAATGCTTCGTTCTCCCAGTGTCCCGTCTGTAAGGAACAGTTTCAAAGAAGACCCGATCTCAAGGTCAACACTTTCATATCGGAGCTGGCGTCACAGTTGGTGTCGCTTCAAGTGACAGATGCTCGCGTCTGGAGCACCGATCCGCAGAAGGTCAGCTCCGGCGGTGTTGTGCTTTGTGATATTTGCACCGATGCCCAGAAAGAAGCAGTCAAATCCTGTCTGGAGTGTCAGACTTCGTACTGCGATGTTCACCTCGAGCCTCATCACCGAGCTGCTGGGCTGAAGAGACACACGCTGCTGGAACCGCTGCCGAGTCTCGACGACAGGCTCTGCAATGAGCACAGCAGGGTCCTGGTGCTGTTCTGCAGAGACGACAACACTCTGCTTTGCGACGTCTGCTCCAGCTCGTGCCACGCGAGGCACAACGTGGTTCCTGTGCAGCGAGCGTACGAAAGGATGAAGGACGAGCTGGAGAACACGGAGGCCAAAGTGCAGCAGATGATCCAGGAAAGGTTCCACAAGGTGCAAAGCATGACGGAGTCGGTAAAACAAAGCAAGACGGAAAGCGAGAAGGTGATCACAAATGGCGTGCAGGACTTCACGGTGCTGGTGTCTGAGATCCAGAAGAGCCAGGCGGAGCTCATCAGGGTGGTCGAGGAGAAGCAGAAAGCGGCAGAGCGGCAAGCTGATGGGTTCGTTAGCGACATGCAGCGCGAAATCAAAGAGCTGCAGAGGACGGCGGTGAAGCTGAGGGAGCTGAAACAGACCACAGACCAGCTCCGGTTCCTCCAGAGCTACTCCAGCACATCCCTCTTGCCCCACACCATGGATCTGTCCACTGTCAGCGCTAACAAGCACCTGGAGATGCAGCactttgggaaatctttgaggAAATCAGCGTCTCAGCTGCGAGTGTCGCTGGATGAAATGAACACAGAAATAAGCAGATTCTCCGGCGGCACTGCTGAGTCTGACGCCGCCACGCTGAGATACATGCAGCAGTACGAAGTCAACATAGTGCTCGATCCTGATTCAGCTCATCCTATGCTCTGTTTATCTAACGACGGGAAGCAGGTGAGATACAACATGGGCGCAGGGATGTGGGCGGGTCAGTTCCTGAACCCGAACATGTTCACCTCGCATCTCGCAGTTCTGGGACGGAGAGGCTTCTCGTCCGGCAGGTTTTACTTTGAGGTCTGCACGGGTCAAAAGACCGAGTGGTGTGTGGGCGTGGCCACGGCGTCCATCCAGAGGAGAGGACCTCTAGTTCGGAGCTCCTGCTGTGGACTCTGGGCCATCTGGTTCCTGATAGATAAGTTTGAAACCTTCATCTGTCCAGGTGTGCCCGTACACATGGGGAAAGTGGGGAGAGTCGGAGTGTTTGTGGATTATGACAAAGGTGAAATATCGTTTTATGACGTCGAAAATGCAACGCCTATTTACTCCTTTACTGAGTGTTCGTTTACTGAGGAGCTCTTTCCGTATTTCAATCCCTGCGATAATGAATTTGGTTCAAACCTGGAACCGCTGACGATTGTACCCGTTTGTCATGTAGAGTGA
- the LOC110948382 gene encoding E3 ubiquitin-protein ligase TRIM21-like isoform X1 — protein MENDQTHLRSSFLFKQRHVSVFLEMASSSSLLSEEQFLCPICLDVFTRPVSTPCGHNFCMSCITSYWDNASFSQCPVCKEQFQRRPDLKVNTFISELASQLVSLQVTDARVWSTDPQKVSSGGVVLCDICTDAQKEAVKSCLECQTSYCDVHLEPHHRAAGLKRHTLLEPLPSLDDRLCNEHSRVLVLFCRDDNTLLCDVCSSSCHARHNVVPVQRAYERMKDELENTEAKVQQMIQERFHKVQSMTESVKQSKTESEKVITNGVQDFTVLVSEIQKSQAELIRVVEEKQKAAERQADGFVSDMQREIKELQRTAVKLRELKQTTDQLRFLQSYSSTSLLPHTMDLSTVSANKHLEMQHFGKSLRKSASQLRVSLDEMNTEISRFSGGTAESDAATLRYMQQYEVNIVLDPDSAHPMLCLSNDGKQVRYNMGAGMWAGQFLNPNMFTSHLAVLGRRGFSSGRFYFEVCTGQKTEWCVGVATASIQRRGPLVRSSCCGLWAIWFLIDKFETFICPGVPVHMGKVGRVGVFVDYDKGEISFYDVENATPIYSFTECSFTEELFPYFNPCDNEFGSNLEPLTIVPVCHVE, from the coding sequence gtttctgtgtttttagaaaTGGCGTCCAGCAGCAGTCTGTTATCTGAGGAGCAGTTTCTTTGTCCCATCTGTCTGGACGTGTTCACTCGGCCGGTTTCCACCCCGTGTGGACACAACTTCTGCATGTCCTGCATCACAAGCTACTGGGACAATGCTTCGTTCTCCCAGTGTCCCGTCTGTAAGGAACAGTTTCAAAGAAGACCCGATCTCAAGGTCAACACTTTCATATCGGAGCTGGCGTCACAGTTGGTGTCGCTTCAAGTGACAGATGCTCGCGTCTGGAGCACCGATCCGCAGAAGGTCAGCTCCGGCGGTGTTGTGCTTTGTGATATTTGCACCGATGCCCAGAAAGAAGCAGTCAAATCCTGTCTGGAGTGTCAGACTTCGTACTGCGATGTTCACCTCGAGCCTCATCACCGAGCTGCTGGGCTGAAGAGACACACGCTGCTGGAACCGCTGCCGAGTCTCGACGACAGGCTCTGCAATGAGCACAGCAGGGTCCTGGTGCTGTTCTGCAGAGACGACAACACTCTGCTTTGCGACGTCTGCTCCAGCTCGTGCCACGCGAGGCACAACGTGGTTCCTGTGCAGCGAGCGTACGAAAGGATGAAGGACGAGCTGGAGAACACGGAGGCCAAAGTGCAGCAGATGATCCAGGAAAGGTTCCACAAGGTGCAAAGCATGACGGAGTCGGTAAAACAAAGCAAGACGGAAAGCGAGAAGGTGATCACAAATGGCGTGCAGGACTTCACGGTGCTGGTGTCTGAGATCCAGAAGAGCCAGGCGGAGCTCATCAGGGTGGTCGAGGAGAAGCAGAAAGCGGCAGAGCGGCAAGCTGATGGGTTCGTTAGCGACATGCAGCGCGAAATCAAAGAGCTGCAGAGGACGGCGGTGAAGCTGAGGGAGCTGAAACAGACCACAGACCAGCTCCGGTTCCTCCAGAGCTACTCCAGCACATCCCTCTTGCCCCACACCATGGATCTGTCCACTGTCAGCGCTAACAAGCACCTGGAGATGCAGCactttgggaaatctttgaggAAATCAGCGTCTCAGCTGCGAGTGTCGCTGGATGAAATGAACACAGAAATAAGCAGATTCTCCGGCGGCACTGCTGAGTCTGACGCCGCCACGCTGAGATACATGCAGCAGTACGAAGTCAACATAGTGCTCGATCCTGATTCAGCTCATCCTATGCTCTGTTTATCTAACGACGGGAAGCAGGTGAGATACAACATGGGCGCAGGGATGTGGGCGGGTCAGTTCCTGAACCCGAACATGTTCACCTCGCATCTCGCAGTTCTGGGACGGAGAGGCTTCTCGTCCGGCAGGTTTTACTTTGAGGTCTGCACGGGTCAAAAGACCGAGTGGTGTGTGGGCGTGGCCACGGCGTCCATCCAGAGGAGAGGACCTCTAGTTCGGAGCTCCTGCTGTGGACTCTGGGCCATCTGGTTCCTGATAGATAAGTTTGAAACCTTCATCTGTCCAGGTGTGCCCGTACACATGGGGAAAGTGGGGAGAGTCGGAGTGTTTGTGGATTATGACAAAGGTGAAATATCGTTTTATGACGTCGAAAATGCAACGCCTATTTACTCCTTTACTGAGTGTTCGTTTACTGAGGAGCTCTTTCCGTATTTCAATCCCTGCGATAATGAATTTGGTTCAAACCTGGAACCGCTGACGATTGTACCCGTTTGTCATGTAGAGTGA